The nucleotide window ttcttttttattctatttccttttttagtttatttcatgtATATAAAATTCATACAAATATGACGTACAAATATATCAATAACGACTCAATTTTTGTCACGATTCAGACCgttgtgattggcacccacactaactctccggtgggaCTACAACCCagaccaagcaactaaaccaaaactaaggcatttaagttacggaagcaagttaaatactaaggaaataatagggagttcccataaactccaacaaaagtctaacaaagaactaaacaatgcggaagaataacctagaacctgaaagtcaatgtatcaaaactctactaacgacaagtctaagaacaaggggtacaaccccgaaactaaacaacactaacaaatagtctgagtccgaaaagattggacttaaacaagagagatatggtagcctgaaagaactggctcacccttgaatccagtcacgctcaatagtcacttagttgaggtctatcaatagtcgcctgaagatgccctgtactcaacaaagaacaagcaagtgcagtatcagtacacaaccacagtgtactggtaggatcacgcgattatcccaataagtgaaacacatgcaagtaaccacaacattataaaacaagcATATACCGAACATGTACAATACTAGTCATCTCTTACCAATAACGCACAATTTCACAAGTCTCAAGAGATACAATTATCcttttagagcaacatacagtcttccaatatcaaccatcattagatatgaacgtaatcatcacaagtagatacacgacacaattcaatggtcctctcacggaactcaattcaatagtcctctcatggaacccaaacccaaacagttaacATACCAGtttgtggtacccgatccaagttagtgtgccggaacgtggcagtcgatcccatgtttatgtcggaacttggcaaccgatcccatgtttatgctggaatgtggcaaccgatcctattttttatgccgaaatgtggtaaccgatccattcaacaaaccacaatcacaatcacaatgtatattctgacaatcatacaacaagaggtgattcatggcatacaattattcaactatcctcatttacgattaaggtgatcaataatgcaacattcgcatacatacatgcattataatgaagtaattacaaacatatatcacaccaacatgaaatcacaaccatcacctacctcaaatccaagcttgaatcccctaaggcacttgaatcttccctttccggcTTCTTTCTgtttgttctaggtctacaaacaacaatttatatgcaagaatcaacaatcaaaggtctaattatccggattataacaaactcaataaccctagaccaaaccctttgatccccatacccagactaaggatttttccaccataaattccagatcaaaaccctcccccaccAATAATTACTcatgaatttacattctacggatcgaaacaTGGATTTGGGGGAGTAAAATctttacctttagcctcaagaatggtgaaaaacgttCAAGAACTCtcctggggtcgtctcctagccctgaaagtcaaaaagtgcaaaataaaacgtttttggggttttatttcCTACTTAAGTCGCGCTTGTCCCACCACAGCGGCCCCGTCCTGCCGCcccagcggcttgcacggaaccagtgagctattttaataattccaagacccctaTTTCAGAACACATCTTTGaccaacgacgctcagaaaataccgttcacactaagatcgattccgggagttctaaaccgaattcaattccgtaaagtcatacggattccttaacgacttatctagctactcatgtaatcaaaatcataattagatctctcattcattaccataATTTCCTTAGACCTTAgtgactccgatttcatccaaatttggatTAGGGtagaaaatttcaagttactaccaaaaagttttctggccttAGTTCTTTCTCCAATGTTTCCTAACGACGAAATCAAGTCGTTACAATTTTCACAAAATATACTTTACAAAATTGataaatactttatatatagcattatataacaaaataaataaaagatatgattgaacacatttaaaaaatattagtaaagaTTTGAAGTCTAAAATTTGAAGACATTATACTTCacaaatttatcaatattacGTGTAGtattatataacaaaaaaattataaataaaatattatttttttaattctagaATAATTTGATGAATAAATTCATTTTGTTATCACACTAATTTTATTTGGTAAATTCATTAATGATTATAATTTGCATAAAATTCGTTCATGGAAGAGTGATGTAGAACCTTTTACCGGCAAAAGAAAaaggatatttttattttattttattggaaaTTTAGCTTggttattactttttttttcgttttctttgtcttttggtaatttctatgttttttttgtttgatatctATATTGAAGTTTGAATAATTCAAACCAAGTATTGTAGAGCCCatttggtattttttttaaaatgtaagaaAACTGTTTATGCAGGTGTAATGATGTAAGTTCATTCACATCTTTCTGGCTCACATAGATTTTACAACAAACAATTAAGAAAGGAATCAAAGGTAAACGTAATAAAAATGCTCATACACTacatatttcataatatatcttttaaataattcACATTTACTAATTAACCTAAATATATATCgtttatagtttattttattttcataaaaagagGGTATAATAAATTTAACTATATTTATTACATCGCGCGCACAGACAAATTCACTAGTTTATGACTAAAGGTAAAGATGAAAACAAACAACTAATCATGTCCTGATTTCttaaatgacatatattatGGATTGCCTATTTTTATTAAGGATGATAAGTAAAGTGGTTCGAGGGAGTAGCATTGTGATCATTGAGTTTGTTGCGTTatactctttattttattttactttggCTCCTATATTaaaaagagatatttcattttacttttctattttagtaaatcaagaaaattttagaattattaGTAGCAGCattaaataactacataaaatagtaataatttaattttaaattttaaaatattattaataaattaatttagtaaaatatatatttaattaatactttaaaaaagaTGCGTCGATCCAATAAGGAcaagtaatataaaataaagaattggGCTTTTCATGGATAGTAGCCCAGTCATCAGTAGACGTCCGTGGGTCATCCTTCCGTGGTTGCCTGTTAACACGATATACTATAACTCATAAGTATATGACaaatgtattatccatcaataaaatttgtattatatgtgattttttataaatttattctctataatatgtattataCTTAAATGTTAAGTGACGAGAAATCTTATTGCTATAGATAGTAATATTTTCGTAGTATCGCATATCTATGTAAGTTTCCCTATTTAATTTGTAtccaaacttcaaaaaaaaaaaaaaaaaaacttatgagTTTACTTCAGGCACGAGACATTCACGATTGAAATAGCGAAATTCATGTATGAAGTTTGACAAACTTCAGACTCTTTTGTTTGAAGTGTGGCCTTATGAATTTAAGGCTATCCTTAGACGTTTTTGTCTAAAGTTTGATATGGCTTGTTAAGAccaattttagatattttttgcTTAAAGTGTGGACTTGACGAAGCCAAACATTAGACATTTTTGGCTGAAGTCTAGTATCACTTGTCAATGTCAGCTTCagacattttaaaatatagttgCATACTTGACAAGTCAAACTCAAgacttttttttgtgtgttactGAAATTGTAGACTTAGTCATGACTTCAAATATACAATGACTTGTCAAGATCAATTTCGGACATACCATGGAAATGCCTAATTTCACGTAAAGAAGTTGTGACCCTCCCAGCTCTAGGAAACTTCATTAGTATACAGTTTAGAAACTGTGGCCACCTACATTGACTGTTATATAATTAGTGATACTCTTAACTATTTGTCATAATTGCTTCCAGTGTGCAAATTGCTTATCCATATTCAAAGAAAACTTCAGCAAATTTATTAACAAGTATTTAACAAATCATTGACAACCTTCTTGATAAACTTAGTCTGAAGCTCATTAACActtaatacaaattaaataattttaaaaaaagtgattatgggttttatatatatatatatatatatatatatatatataaatcatcgTTCAATATGCTCCAATTTAGTTCATATTACATCTTAATTATATGATGCATACACAACTCTGGAAATTATATCACGTAATGCAAACTTGTAATTAATTAGCTGATCCAATATATAATACTTATAACAAAGACATTAATCTATACTTCTAGTTCTTGGATTGATCCGTAGAAGTAGCCACTAATGTTAACGGGCGAAAACCATGATCAATACTGGCTTTCCATACTTTGTCAATATCAAACATCATGTCACCACACTCATTCTTGTTCCAACCTTCCAATGCATGCAAAATCCCAGCTATTCTCCATGCACTCATCACTCTTCTCGGAAGCCAATTCTACAATTATTATTGTATAGTAATGTTACTATTATTAAACAATATCGAATAATGCCAtcgaaaaattaatattaattattttctaattacCTCACAAGAGTCTACATTTTCAAGATGTTTAGGAGTAATCATAGCTGGTGTGTTGAAGTAGAAGCAATCCTTGCGAGCTTTTCTTGGTGGGAATTGTGAATAAGGAATGAATAATGTTCCTTTTGGCGCTTTCAATTGTTCATCTTCACTCAATCCATCCCCTACTAGCCATGTCTATAGTATAATGTCTCAATCAACAACTTTTTTCGCGATTTTGTTATGAATAATCAAGATTTGATCAGGACAGTATATATATTTCGATGTTGCTTTGGTTGAATACGTACCTTTGAAACATAAGATTTTGACAGGACCAAATTAGTTGCAGCTTCATGGGTAAGCTTTGCATTAAGTCTCTTGTACTCTTCTTCGTGTAACGTGGCAACCtatgtatattaaaaaaagaaaattagtacACAATAATGAACGAGACAatggaaaaccaaaaatataatcaaatatacCTGAATTCCTCTTTGGCACAAGGCAAGGGCAATGGAGTAAGCAACTTTGGACAAACGACCTCGAAGGACAACGTGAGAAGTTCCTTTAGGAATGGAGTTGAGAACGACGGCGACAGCTAGGCTACTTCCATCAACCACCTTCACTTTCAACTGAGGATGCCTTTTTAGGTAAAGTTCACCATTACTATTCAACTTCTCTTCCTATATGGTTACATTTTTGTATGAGTATTTATCAATAGGGTGCAGAGGAGATAGAGGTGTTGTTTCTGATAGATCCTCGGCAAACATTTCAAAGCAAtttgtaaaacaaaaataaaaaatagcacATATACTCTGGACTTGCCTGATTTAAGAGTCCAAGGCTCAAAACTTTTATGCCTTTCTGATCTGCTTCCATAATGGATTCCTCAATCAAGTTGTTGATAGTCTCTCTTTGCCATTTCATAAAGTACTACAACAAAATCAAGAGTCATATCAGATAATCGCTTTAACAATCTTGAATAATATAGATTACTTACTTGTACGCGATACTTTGGGATAGCCCAAGTTTGTAATTTGATATTCTTGAACATATTTCTCTCAACAACAAATGTACGACCATAAATCCAAGTAATCATGATTGACCATAGTGTGACGGGCCACATTAACCAAAAATACCACCTAGAGGTGTGAGGGTTCGAGGCCAACGATGCAAATCCTAGTCGAAGGTGG belongs to Solanum stenotomum isolate F172 chromosome 1, ASM1918654v1, whole genome shotgun sequence and includes:
- the LOC125875020 gene encoding very-long-chain aldehyde decarbonylase CER1-like isoform X2; protein product: MASKPGILTEWPWTCLGNFKYLVLAPFVCHSTYTYFMSKDERQRDIAYIIILPLLLSRIIHNQIWISLSRYRTAKGNNRIVDKSIEFDQVDRESNWDDQIIFNGLLYYIGYLMLEQAHHMPVWRTDGIIIIGLLHSGPVEFLYYWLHRALHHHFLYSRYHSHHHSSIATEPITSVIHPFAEHLSYFTLFSIPLFTTVFTGTASIASFGAYVTYIDFMNNMGHCNFELIPKWIFSIFPPLKYFMYTPSYHSLHHTQFRTNYSLFMPMYDYIYDTLDKSSDTLYEKSLKREAEVPDVVHLTHLTTPESIYHLRLGFASLASNPHTSRWYFWLMWPVTLWSIMITWIYGRTFVVERNMFKNIKLQTWAIPKYRVQYFMKWQRETINNLIEESIMEADQKGIKVLSLGLLNQAKKLNSNGELYLKRHPQLKVKVVDGSSLAVAVVLNSIPKGTSHVVLRGRLSKVAYSIALALCQRGIQVATLHEEEYKRLNAKLTHEAATNLVLSKSYVSKTWLVGDGLSEDEQLKAPKGTLFIPYSQFPPRKARKDCFYFNTPAMITPKHLENVDSCENWLPRRVMSAWRIAGILHALEGWNKNECGDMMFDIDKVWKASIDHGFRPLTLVATSTDQSKN
- the LOC125875020 gene encoding very-long-chain aldehyde decarbonylase CER1-like isoform X1, with amino-acid sequence MASKPGILTEWPWTCLGNFKYLVLAPFVCHSTYTYFMSKDERQRDIAYIIILPLLLSRIIHNQIWISLSRYRTAKGNNRIVDKSIEFDQVDRESNWDDQIIFNGLLYYIGYLMLEQAHHMPVWRTDGIIIIGLLHSGPVEFLYYWLHRALHHHFLYSRYHSHHHSSIATEPITSVIHPFAEHLSYFTLFSIPLFTTVFTGTASIASFGAYVTYIDFMNNMGHCNFELIPKWIFSIFPPLKYFMYTPSYHSLHHTQFRTNYSLFMPMYDYIYDTLDKSSDTLYEKSLKREAEVPDVVHLTHLTTPESIYHLRLGFASLASNPHTSRWYFWLMWPVTLWSIMITWIYGRTFVVERNMFKNIKLQTWAIPKYRVQYFMKWQRETINNLIEESIMEADQKGIKVLSLGLLNQEEKLNSNGELYLKRHPQLKVKVVDGSSLAVAVVLNSIPKGTSHVVLRGRLSKVAYSIALALCQRGIQVATLHEEEYKRLNAKLTHEAATNLVLSKSYVSKTWLVGDGLSEDEQLKAPKGTLFIPYSQFPPRKARKDCFYFNTPAMITPKHLENVDSCENWLPRRVMSAWRIAGILHALEGWNKNECGDMMFDIDKVWKASIDHGFRPLTLVATSTDQSKN